A DNA window from Paenibacillus sp. HWE-109 contains the following coding sequences:
- a CDS encoding UDP-N-acetylglucosamine 1-carboxyvinyltransferase yields MEKLMVVGGRPLRGTVQISGAKNSAVALIPAAILAETSVTLDNLPHLSDVAIYTEILTDLGATIDWNEDRMTIDPSRMKSLPMPNGKVKKLRASYYLMGALLGRFGEATIGLPGGCNFEPRPIDLHIKGFEALGAEVSNENGALKIRAKELRGAKIYLDMASVGATINIMLAASRAKGVTIIENAAKEPEIIDVATLLNSMGARIKGAGTETIRIEGVTEMHGCRHSIIPDRIQAGTYMIAAAATRGDVTVDNVIPKHMEALTAKLQEMGVHIYEMDESIRVVGQPEYESVDVKALVYPGFATDLQSPMASLLCQARGVSILTDHVYSNRFKHIPELVRMGAKMKVEGRSAIIEGSQLSSAKVRATDLRAGASLVLAGLSVRTGGITEVSGVEFIDRGYENLVFNLSSLGAEVWRESEE; encoded by the coding sequence TTGGAGAAATTAATGGTGGTCGGGGGACGTCCACTACGGGGAACCGTTCAAATTAGCGGAGCTAAGAATAGTGCAGTAGCGCTCATTCCAGCGGCAATTCTTGCAGAAACATCGGTAACTTTGGATAATCTTCCACATCTGAGTGATGTGGCTATATATACAGAAATTTTGACAGATTTAGGCGCCACAATTGATTGGAATGAAGATCGGATGACGATCGATCCCAGTCGCATGAAATCCTTGCCGATGCCTAATGGCAAAGTGAAGAAGCTGAGAGCATCCTATTACTTAATGGGAGCATTGCTAGGGAGATTTGGAGAGGCAACGATTGGTTTGCCAGGTGGTTGCAACTTCGAACCGCGCCCGATTGATTTGCATATCAAAGGGTTTGAAGCTTTAGGCGCTGAAGTTAGCAATGAAAACGGTGCGCTGAAGATACGTGCCAAAGAATTGCGCGGCGCTAAGATTTACTTGGACATGGCAAGCGTAGGAGCAACGATCAATATCATGTTGGCAGCCTCGCGGGCCAAAGGTGTTACCATTATCGAAAACGCGGCCAAAGAGCCTGAAATCATAGATGTAGCTACACTATTAAACTCCATGGGAGCAAGAATTAAAGGCGCTGGAACCGAAACGATCCGAATCGAAGGGGTAACCGAAATGCATGGTTGCCGCCATTCCATAATTCCTGACCGCATCCAAGCAGGTACCTATATGATCGCTGCTGCGGCTACCCGCGGTGATGTTACCGTGGATAATGTCATTCCCAAACATATGGAAGCTCTAACGGCCAAACTTCAGGAAATGGGTGTACATATCTACGAAATGGATGAATCCATTCGAGTTGTGGGTCAGCCTGAATACGAAAGCGTTGATGTGAAAGCTTTGGTTTATCCTGGTTTTGCAACCGATTTACAGTCTCCAATGGCGAGTCTGCTGTGCCAAGCCAGAGGCGTTAGTATATTAACCGATCATGTTTATAGTAATCGTTTCAAGCATATCCCTGAGCTTGTGCGCATGGGAGCTAAGATGAAAGTGGAGGGACGCTCCGCGATCATCGAGGGTTCACAGCTCAGCTCAGCCAAAGTGCGTGCAACGGATTTACGAGCAGGAGCTTCGCTTGTGCTTGCAGGTCTGAGTGTTCGGACAGGAGGCATCACGGAGGTGTCTGGCGTCGAATTTATTGACCGCGGGTATGAGAACTTGGTGTTTAATTTATCTTCACTGGGCGCTGAGGTTTGGCGCGAGAGTGAGGAATAA
- a CDS encoding response regulator: MKKKVLIVDDQNGIRVLLMEVFSNEGYDTYQASNGKLALEIVKNSSPDLLLLDMKIPGMDGLDILKHVKAIDASIKVIMMTAYGELDMIKEATDLGAIMHFTKPFDIDELRMAVNMQLNNESSSGFAVGS, translated from the coding sequence ATGAAGAAAAAAGTATTGATTGTCGACGATCAAAATGGGATTCGCGTATTGCTAATGGAGGTATTCAGTAACGAAGGGTACGATACCTATCAAGCCTCGAACGGTAAGTTGGCTTTAGAAATCGTGAAAAATTCTTCGCCTGACCTGCTGCTATTGGATATGAAAATTCCAGGTATGGATGGTTTGGATATTTTGAAGCATGTGAAAGCAATCGACGCCTCGATTAAAGTGATCATGATGACTGCTTATGGCGAACTTGATATGATCAAAGAAGCAACCGATTTGGGCGCCATCATGCATTTTACCAAGCCGTTTGATATCGATGAGTTGCGAATGGCGGTCAATATGCAGCTTAATAATGAATCCAGCAGTGGTTTTGCCGTAGGATCCTAG
- the fba gene encoding class II fructose-1,6-bisphosphate aldolase, with product MALVSMNEFLPKAKANKYAVGQFNMNNLEFAQAIVEAAIELKSPFIYGVSEGALKYMGIEFTVAIAEAAAKKSGLPIALHLDHGSSFEVAMKCIRAGFSSVMFDGSHYSFEENIRLTKEVVKAARAMGVSVEGELGTIGGVEDDISVDEEHANLAKPEEAIRFYEETGVDCLAIAVGTAHGMYAGEPNIHFDIIEAVSKAIPVPVVLHGGSGVPDEMIRKSIAAGVGKINVNTENQVACTESIRAALNKDAKIYDPRKYLTPARSAMIEVVKSKIQLFGSSNQA from the coding sequence ATGGCATTGGTTTCAATGAATGAGTTTTTACCTAAGGCAAAAGCGAACAAATACGCGGTGGGTCAATTTAACATGAACAACCTTGAGTTTGCTCAAGCGATTGTAGAAGCTGCAATCGAATTAAAGTCCCCGTTCATTTATGGTGTTAGCGAAGGCGCACTGAAATATATGGGTATCGAATTTACAGTAGCTATTGCAGAAGCAGCAGCGAAAAAATCCGGTCTGCCGATTGCTTTGCACTTAGATCATGGTAGTTCCTTTGAAGTAGCAATGAAATGTATCCGTGCAGGATTCAGCTCCGTAATGTTTGACGGTTCCCACTATTCTTTCGAAGAAAACATTCGTTTGACGAAAGAAGTTGTTAAAGCTGCTCGTGCAATGGGCGTATCCGTTGAGGGTGAGCTTGGAACAATCGGTGGTGTTGAGGATGACATCTCGGTAGACGAAGAGCACGCAAACCTTGCAAAACCTGAAGAAGCAATCCGTTTCTACGAAGAAACAGGTGTTGACTGTCTGGCTATCGCTGTAGGTACTGCACATGGGATGTACGCAGGCGAGCCTAACATTCACTTTGATATTATCGAAGCGGTTTCCAAAGCGATTCCAGTTCCAGTTGTTCTACACGGCGGATCCGGCGTACCTGACGAAATGATTCGTAAATCCATCGCTGCTGGCGTTGGCAAAATTAACGTAAACACAGAGAACCAAGTGGCTTGCACAGAAAGCATCCGCGCAGCTCTGAACAAAGATGCTAAAATTTATGATCCTCGTAAATATCTCACCCCAGCTCGCAGTGCTATGATCGAAGTCGTAAAATCCAAAATTCAATTGTTCGGAAGCAGCAACCAAGCTTAA
- the rho gene encoding transcription termination factor Rho, whose protein sequence is MSMQLAELEVLKLTELYKLAKKHQIPYYGTLKKKELIFAILRAQAAESGLMFMQGVLEILQEGFGFLRPINYLPSSEDIYISASQIRKFDLRSGDIVSGKCRPPKENERYFGLLQVEAVNGEKPETAAERLHFPALTPLYPDKRVTLETEPNKISMRIMDLLAPVGLGQRGLIVAPPKAGKTLLLKEIANSISTNYPEIELFVLLIDERPEEVTDMQRSVKGEVVASTFDELPENHIKVAELVLERAMRLVEHKKDVVILLDSITRLARAYNLVVPPTGRTLSGGIDPAAFHRPKRFFGAARNIEEGGSLTILATALVETGSRMDDVIYEEFKGTGNLELHLDRKMAERRIFPAIDIRRSGTRREEALLGKDELEKVWALRKGMNDSHEYTEQFIKKLADTKTNQEFLDSLASPTAGTGNTTNHKSKVKNSAS, encoded by the coding sequence ATGAGCATGCAGCTTGCTGAGCTTGAAGTACTCAAGCTTACTGAATTATATAAACTAGCCAAGAAACACCAGATTCCTTATTACGGTACGTTGAAGAAAAAAGAACTCATCTTTGCGATTTTACGTGCACAAGCTGCTGAAAGTGGTCTAATGTTCATGCAAGGTGTCCTCGAGATTCTCCAAGAGGGCTTCGGTTTCTTGCGTCCCATTAATTACTTGCCAAGTTCGGAAGATATTTATATCTCGGCATCGCAGATTCGCAAATTTGATTTGCGTTCAGGCGATATTGTTTCAGGGAAATGCCGCCCTCCCAAAGAGAATGAGCGTTATTTCGGTCTTCTTCAAGTAGAAGCGGTGAATGGCGAGAAACCAGAAACCGCTGCGGAGCGTCTTCACTTCCCGGCGTTGACGCCTTTATACCCGGACAAGCGGGTTACGCTTGAAACCGAGCCTAACAAAATTTCCATGCGGATCATGGATTTACTTGCCCCGGTTGGACTGGGTCAACGTGGTTTGATTGTTGCTCCTCCCAAAGCGGGGAAGACGCTGCTTCTCAAAGAAATCGCGAACAGCATATCTACGAACTATCCGGAGATCGAACTTTTCGTTCTGCTCATTGATGAACGTCCGGAAGAAGTGACGGATATGCAGCGTTCTGTCAAAGGGGAAGTCGTTGCTTCTACCTTCGATGAACTGCCTGAGAATCATATCAAAGTTGCCGAACTCGTGCTGGAACGCGCCATGCGTTTAGTTGAGCATAAGAAAGACGTCGTTATTCTCTTGGACAGTATCACTCGTCTAGCCAGAGCGTACAACCTCGTCGTTCCGCCGACAGGCCGGACACTCTCCGGTGGTATTGATCCAGCAGCCTTCCATCGCCCTAAGCGGTTCTTCGGCGCAGCCCGTAATATTGAAGAAGGCGGCAGCTTGACGATTCTTGCTACAGCCCTAGTCGAAACAGGCTCGCGTATGGATGATGTCATCTACGAAGAGTTCAAAGGTACTGGTAACCTAGAGCTGCATCTGGATCGTAAAATGGCGGAACGCCGCATTTTCCCTGCGATCGACATTCGCAGATCCGGTACGCGCCGCGAAGAGGCCTTGCTGGGCAAGGATGAGCTCGAGAAGGTATGGGCGCTTCGCAAAGGGATGAATGATTCGCATGAATATACCGAACAATTCATCAAAAAGCTCGCCGATACGAAGACCAATCAAGAGTTCCTGGATTCTCTGGCTTCTCCAACGGCAGGGACTGGGAATACAACGAATCACAAAAGCAAAGTGAAGAATTCTGCTTCTTAA